Proteins from a genomic interval of Pseudodesulfovibrio nedwellii:
- a CDS encoding DUF4198 domain-containing protein, with protein MKIVSQAIIALLLLVAPAHAHMLWVNAFESFAHKPGHTTVSIGWGHSLPIDDITNSVNARTVVKDFSLTDPAGKVLSLHIPASKVTKPFAKTVDVGIFDADTACQKIAFNKNTTPGTYLAAAKTEIKSYTRYIDSKGRTRLALKPQNEVKDIEKVLFSVQYQAFAKSYFSVEKWISPKPIGHGLEITPLTDLSKVKVGDLVEVDVRFLGKPLSYGPTGIEYVTAFSPSFGQGKGFELFSYISEGKAQFEVQSVGQWVVNVFHNEPVTKDGPLKDLYGKVTSVNYGATLTFTAK; from the coding sequence ATGAAAATAGTATCTCAAGCTATTATAGCCTTGTTGCTGTTGGTTGCTCCCGCCCATGCGCATATGTTGTGGGTGAATGCTTTTGAATCCTTCGCGCATAAGCCCGGTCACACCACAGTATCTATCGGGTGGGGGCATTCTCTGCCTATTGATGACATAACGAATAGTGTGAATGCCAGAACCGTCGTGAAGGATTTCTCTCTGACCGACCCGGCCGGTAAAGTCCTTTCGTTGCATATTCCTGCGTCAAAAGTGACAAAGCCATTTGCAAAAACGGTTGATGTTGGGATTTTTGATGCAGACACCGCTTGTCAGAAAATCGCATTTAACAAGAACACGACACCCGGTACATATCTGGCGGCGGCAAAAACGGAAATTAAATCATATACCCGGTACATCGATTCCAAAGGGCGAACTCGTCTGGCTTTGAAGCCGCAAAATGAGGTTAAGGATATCGAGAAAGTGCTGTTTTCGGTCCAGTATCAGGCTTTTGCCAAATCGTATTTTTCTGTCGAAAAATGGATCAGTCCCAAACCTATTGGACATGGGTTGGAAATTACTCCCCTGACTGATCTTTCCAAGGTGAAAGTGGGTGATTTGGTGGAAGTGGATGTTCGTTTTCTGGGAAAACCATTATCGTATGGCCCTACCGGAATTGAATATGTGACAGCATTCAGCCCTTCATTTGGGCAGGGGAAGGGATTTGAGCTGTTCTCCTATATATCTGAAGGAAAGGCCCAGTTTGAGGTGCAAAGTGTTGGGCAATGGGTTGTGAATGTTTTTCATAACGAACCCGTAACAAAAGACGGTCCACTGAAAGATCTTTATGGAAAGGTGACGTCGGTCAATTACGGAGCCACCCTGACCTTTACCGCAAAATAG